A region of the Synergistaceae bacterium genome:
CATTTTTTGAGCAAGCCTAAAGAGTCTCAGCCCGCCCAAAATAACGCAAATTAATTTTTCTTGATCTCGATTTCCTCATGCTTGACTTGTGAATCTGACTCAGCGTTAAATTTCTCGTCCTGCATTTTGTGGAGCTTCAGCAATAAATTGTGTAACGGCTTGGGAATAGGTACGCCTAATTCGTCAGCATTCTCAATTATTGATGTAGTCTCATTGAGAATATAAAAAGTTGTAACCATAACACGCACTGAGCCAGCTAAATTGTCCGGTAAATATTTTACTAGCAAGTCATCGAGCAAATGCGCAATTCCTACGAACATAATCATATAACATTTTTTAGCGATACCCTTAAATCCGATTTCACTTGAGATTTCATGATTGATTCCTGCTGCTATCATTCCGGTTATATAATCAATTATCACTAGTGCAATCAATACCTCGAAGAGCTTATCAAGCCCCCCGAAGAACCACACAATCAAACCAAGTCCGCCTCCTATAGTAAAATCAATGCTTGTGTCTAATAAATTTTCTGTCATGAGCGCACCTCATATAAATTTTTTCTCTTTCCGCCGCAGTCAATGTGAATGAAAGTTTTATATTTTATGCAGTAGTCCATATCTTGAAGTTTTCCAGCGTTGCGGAGTTCTTTTACTGCCTCGAACATTTTAGCGCTGCCCAGTGAACACGATAAATCAGCTGCTTTGCCTTGAACGTGTTTAGAGTTTTTGACTCCGCCGACGTTCTTATTATGAGTCTCGCACCTGTAACCGGAATTAACACGAACAGGGACTCCCAAATAATCGCGTAATTCTTGAGCCATGTTTAAGACCCGCTGATCAATTAAATTTTTCCCGCAGTGTTTGCAGGCGAACTCGGAGACTTTGAAATTTTTCGTATCAACAGCCATAATTAATTACCTCCAAATATAAATCATATTGCAATTATTATAACGAAATTTTTTATGCGCGAGAAATTTTTTGCTATAAACGCGACTCTTAATTCAATCCGGGTGGGCGGGTGGGAACTGCTAATTACAACGCGACTCCAATTTTTTGCATTGTTACGGAAATATGAGGGAAGAAATTTATAGCCATTTGCAGCGAAAAAAAATTTTGTGATTCATAGAGGGGGAGCCCCTAAAGCCCCTCCCCCTTAAACCCCCTCCCACCCAGTAACACGCCATTTGCAGCGATAATTAATTTATGAGAAAATTTTTCCGCGAAGGAGGAATTTATCATGAGTGAATCAGAGTACGTGAGAAAAGATTTATACGATTCAAACATGCAGGAAATACGCGCATTAATGGCAGCAAGTGAAGCCAGACACGAAAAAATTGCTGCGGAAATCCGTGTGGTAAATGCCGAAAATTTAGCCAGACACGAAAAAATTGCTGCGGAAATGAAATCAGATTATAAGGTCATGAGCATTAGACTTGATAACATGGAAAATACAATAAATTTCATAATGCAGCGTTTAAATTTTCTTATTGCGGGACTAACACTCGGTTTCACAATTTTATCTATGTTAATTGCGTTCATGAAGTAAAAAAAAATTTTGTGATTCATAAAAGGGGGACCCCCTAAAGCCCGTCCCCCTTAAACCCCCTCCCCACCCAGTAAACATGAGTCGCGATCCTGCACATAAACAAATAGCCTGCACTCAAATTACAGGCCATGAAAGAAAATAAATAAGATAGAGAAATGATATTGAGAAAATTTTTACGTCGTATAATAATCTGTCAGAAAGAGGAATCTTAAGCCGCCTTTTTTGACTCCTTTCTTAAGATTGATTTAATTCTATCACACTCGAATCCCAGAACGTAATAATTTCACTCGCGGTGTAGCAATTTTCTTGAGCACTTGACTCGTTTCCTTCTGTCTTTCCGGTATGTGGGCTCCAGCACGGCGGGCAGCATGTTTAGCTAAGTCCGGGTTAAAAATTTCAATCGCTCCCGAAGCATAAACACGGCAATCAAGAGGCTCATTACGAATATTTTTATTTCTCTGCTCCCAGACTATGACATCACGGCCTCTTACACGTTTTGTAATCATTCTTTCACTCACGAGTCCTGCAAAATAACGGGAATCATAGCCTAAATTTTTATCATCCGGAAAATGACAATAACCCGCGCCCGTTTTTTCTGTCATTAATCGGGATTGTAAGACACCTTTAATAGTACTGACTCCGAGTGTGAATAATGGAGTCTTTCTGCGGTTATTTCTCGTAGGACCAGCGACACTCGGTCTCCCATATCCACCGCGACCAATGATGGCGAATATGTTGCGTTTGCTTCTCGGCTTGCAAAAAGTGTATACTTCATCTGTAAAGTGACCTCCTGAATCTATGCACACACACGATAAAATAATACTTGTACCATCTTTATAATGCCATGCACGACAAAGAAAATCATCGAGCATTAACCA
Encoded here:
- a CDS encoding DUF882 domain-containing protein; protein product: MAVDTKNFKVSEFACKHCGKNLIDQRVLNMAQELRDYLGVPVRVNSGYRCETHNKNVGGVKNSKHVQGKAADLSCSLGSAKMFEAVKELRNAGKLQDMDYCIKYKTFIHIDCGGKRKNLYEVRS
- a CDS encoding phage holin family protein, which encodes MTENLLDTSIDFTIGGGLGLIVWFFGGLDKLFEVLIALVIIDYITGMIAAGINHEISSEIGFKGIAKKCYMIMFVGIAHLLDDLLVKYLPDNLAGSVRVMVTTFYILNETTSIIENADELGVPIPKPLHNLLLKLHKMQDEKFNAESDSQVKHEEIEIKKN